One window of Halorubrum sp. CBA1229 genomic DNA carries:
- a CDS encoding universal stress protein, giving the protein MYTDILIPTDGSDHVEPAITYGLDIADRYDATVHALHVVDSSPIERKLELTALTPDLEPLPDQWYDAGDAATQQIATRAAEHNLDVVSEVRRGVPAREIRSYITDAGIDLVCMRTRGHTGLDRFLLGSVTTRIIRTVNIPVLSINSKPAEASSEAEIRAGFDRILFPTDGSIPAREAFYHALEVAKMYDAAVHALYVVDRGDYASRPGWTWDELQQVLEQTGETVLEDVRSRATSDGVAVTAEITHGVPHQEISEYCDQHSVDLILMGTHGRSGISRHLIGSVTERVLRNADGPVLTIRGA; this is encoded by the coding sequence ATGTACACCGATATCCTCATCCCAACCGATGGCAGCGATCACGTCGAACCCGCGATCACGTACGGGCTCGACATCGCGGACCGATACGATGCAACCGTTCACGCTCTACACGTCGTCGACAGTTCGCCGATCGAACGGAAACTCGAACTGACCGCGCTGACTCCCGATTTGGAGCCGCTTCCAGACCAATGGTATGACGCTGGGGATGCCGCCACGCAACAGATCGCGACACGAGCCGCAGAACACAATCTCGACGTAGTTTCTGAGGTCCGCCGTGGCGTTCCAGCGCGAGAAATCCGATCCTACATCACCGACGCCGGAATCGATCTCGTCTGTATGCGAACCCGAGGACACACTGGCCTCGACCGATTTCTGCTTGGGAGTGTAACGACCCGAATTATCCGCACTGTTAACATCCCTGTCCTTAGCATCAATTCGAAGCCGGCTGAAGCGAGTTCTGAAGCCGAGATACGAGCTGGATTCGACCGCATCTTATTTCCGACAGATGGCAGTATTCCGGCACGAGAGGCTTTTTATCACGCACTCGAAGTGGCTAAGATGTACGATGCGGCAGTTCACGCTCTTTATGTTGTTGATAGGGGTGACTACGCGTCTCGTCCGGGATGGACATGGGACGAACTGCAGCAAGTGCTAGAGCAGACTGGAGAAACGGTCCTCGAAGATGTCCGATCTCGAGCGACTTCTGACGGGGTTGCAGTCACTGCTGAGATAACCCACGGCGTCCCCCATCAGGAAATATCGGAGTACTGTGACCAGCATAGCGTTGACCTCATCCTTATGGGGACGCACGGTCGATCCGGTATTTCACGACACCTCATCGGAAGTGTGACTGAACGAGTTCTCCGGAACGCTGATGGGCCAGTTCTGACCATTCGAGGAGCGTGA
- the acnA gene encoding aconitate hydratase AcnA, with protein sequence MVETDPFDAIREFEFDGDAYQMADLTALEEAGLCELDRLPVSIRVLLESVLRNVDGDTITAEDVRNVASWQPDVPDVELPFTPSRVVLQDLTGVPAVVDLAALRSAVERKGEDPTLVEPEIPCDLVIDHSVQVDYFGSEDAYEKNVELEYERNGERYRALKWAQQAFDDFRVVPPGTGIVHQVNLEYLGQVVHARERDGEQWLLPDTLVGTDSHTPMIGGIGVVGWGVGGIEAEAAMLGQPITMKLPEVVGVRLTGELPEGATATDLVLHVTEQLREVGVVDRFVEFFGPGVSNLTVPDRATIANMAPEQGSTISMFGVDEATLDYLELTGRDEEHIELVREYLDAQGLFGEQNPEYTETVELDLSTITPSLAGPKRPQDRVPMDDMKTHFRGLVHGEFEDEVDEIDEDALTRWLGESSAADDRPDPDLPEPDVGDLDKRVEVDVHGETTEIGHGSVVVSAITSCTNTSNPSVMLAAGLLARNAVERGLDVPAYVKTSLAPGSRVVTQYLEESGLLPYLEDLGYNVVGYGCTTCIGNAGPLPEPIERAIDAEDLWTTSVLSGNRNFEARIHPKIRANYLASPPLVVAYGLAGRMDIDLEHDSLGTDAEGDPVYLADIWPDPDEIHTAVHDSVDSAMFEEKYAEVFEGDEHWDALDAPSGDVYEWDESSTYIREPPFFKDFPLEKPGVADVEDARTLLLLGDTVTTDHISPAGPFSREQPAGEWLVERGVEPHEFNTYGARRGNHEVMMRGTFANVRIENQMLDDVEGGYTIHNPTDEQTTVFEASRRYRENDTSLVVFAGEELGTGSSRDWAAKGTDLLGVRATIAESYERIFRDNLVGMGVLPLQFQEGDSWESLGLDGSEIVAIRGLDDGLDVNDELTVLAERADGSTVEFPVTAQVGTPAAVRYVENGGILHLVLRRLLSQK encoded by the coding sequence ATGGTCGAAACTGATCCTTTCGATGCGATACGTGAATTCGAGTTCGATGGGGACGCCTATCAAATGGCGGATCTCACCGCTCTCGAAGAGGCCGGCCTCTGCGAACTGGACCGCCTTCCGGTTAGCATTCGTGTCCTCCTCGAATCCGTCCTTCGGAACGTCGACGGCGACACCATTACGGCTGAGGACGTTCGGAACGTCGCTTCGTGGCAGCCTGACGTGCCGGATGTCGAACTTCCGTTCACGCCGTCGCGGGTCGTCCTCCAGGACCTCACCGGTGTTCCCGCCGTCGTCGACCTCGCGGCACTCCGCTCGGCGGTTGAGCGCAAGGGCGAGGATCCAACCCTCGTCGAACCGGAGATCCCGTGCGATCTCGTCATCGACCACAGCGTTCAGGTCGACTACTTCGGCTCTGAGGACGCATACGAGAAGAACGTCGAACTGGAGTATGAGCGCAACGGCGAACGCTATCGAGCGCTCAAGTGGGCCCAACAGGCCTTCGACGACTTCCGCGTCGTACCGCCGGGAACCGGGATCGTCCACCAGGTGAACCTTGAATACCTCGGCCAGGTCGTCCACGCCCGAGAGCGTGATGGCGAGCAGTGGCTGCTCCCCGACACCCTCGTCGGAACTGATAGCCACACGCCGATGATCGGTGGTATCGGCGTCGTCGGGTGGGGCGTTGGCGGCATCGAGGCGGAAGCCGCGATGCTTGGCCAGCCCATCACGATGAAGCTCCCCGAGGTCGTCGGCGTCCGACTCACCGGCGAACTACCCGAAGGTGCGACAGCGACCGACCTCGTCCTCCACGTCACCGAGCAACTCCGCGAGGTCGGGGTTGTCGACCGCTTCGTCGAGTTCTTCGGACCGGGCGTGTCGAACCTCACTGTTCCGGACCGGGCGACCATCGCGAACATGGCACCCGAACAGGGTTCGACCATCTCGATGTTCGGGGTGGACGAGGCGACTCTCGATTATCTCGAGCTTACGGGACGCGACGAGGAGCACATCGAACTGGTCCGTGAATATCTCGACGCCCAGGGGCTGTTCGGCGAGCAGAACCCCGAGTACACCGAAACAGTCGAGCTCGATCTCTCGACGATAACACCCAGTCTCGCCGGGCCGAAGCGGCCTCAGGACCGCGTCCCGATGGACGACATGAAGACGCACTTCCGTGGATTGGTCCACGGTGAATTCGAAGACGAAGTGGACGAAATCGACGAGGACGCGCTCACCCGATGGCTTGGCGAAAGCAGCGCTGCCGATGACCGACCGGACCCCGATCTTCCGGAGCCGGACGTCGGCGACCTCGACAAACGGGTCGAAGTCGACGTACACGGCGAAACGACTGAAATCGGCCACGGGAGCGTCGTAGTTAGCGCCATCACCAGCTGTACGAACACGTCGAACCCTTCGGTGATGCTCGCGGCAGGACTCCTCGCTCGCAACGCTGTCGAGCGTGGGCTTGACGTCCCCGCGTACGTCAAGACGAGTCTCGCTCCGGGAAGTCGTGTTGTCACCCAATATCTCGAGGAATCGGGCCTCCTTCCGTATCTCGAAGACCTCGGCTACAACGTGGTCGGCTACGGCTGTACGACCTGTATCGGGAATGCCGGACCACTGCCCGAGCCGATCGAACGCGCGATCGACGCCGAAGACCTCTGGACGACGAGTGTCCTCTCGGGCAATCGCAACTTCGAGGCACGCATCCATCCGAAGATCCGGGCGAACTACCTCGCCAGTCCGCCACTCGTGGTCGCCTACGGCCTCGCCGGCCGCATGGACATCGACCTCGAACACGACTCGCTCGGAACGGACGCTGAGGGCGACCCAGTCTACCTCGCAGACATCTGGCCCGACCCCGACGAGATTCATACGGCGGTTCACGATAGCGTCGACTCGGCGATGTTCGAGGAGAAGTACGCCGAGGTGTTCGAGGGGGACGAACACTGGGATGCGCTCGATGCGCCGAGCGGTGACGTCTACGAGTGGGACGAGTCTTCGACGTATATCCGAGAGCCGCCGTTTTTCAAGGACTTCCCGCTGGAGAAACCCGGCGTGGCGGACGTTGAAGACGCCCGCACACTCCTGTTGCTCGGGGACACGGTCACCACGGACCACATCAGTCCCGCCGGACCGTTCAGTCGCGAGCAACCGGCTGGGGAATGGCTCGTGGAGCGCGGTGTCGAACCGCACGAGTTCAACACGTACGGTGCTCGGCGAGGGAATCACGAGGTGATGATGCGCGGGACGTTTGCGAACGTCCGCATCGAGAATCAGATGCTCGACGACGTCGAAGGTGGCTACACGATTCACAACCCCACGGACGAACAGACGACGGTCTTCGAGGCCAGTCGTCGCTACCGCGAGAACGACACGTCGCTTGTCGTGTTCGCTGGCGAGGAACTCGGAACGGGATCGAGTCGTGACTGGGCTGCGAAGGGGACGGATCTGTTGGGAGTCCGTGCTACCATCGCCGAAAGCTACGAACGAATCTTCCGTGACAATCTCGTCGGTATGGGTGTCCTCCCGCTGCAGTTCCAAGAGGGAGACTCGTGGGAGTCGCTCGGCCTCGACGGCTCGGAGATCGTCGCGATCCGTGGCCTTGATGACGGGTTAGACGTGAACGACGAGCTGACCGTCCTCGCAGAACGGGCTGATGGATCGACCGTCGAATTCCCGGTTACTGCCCAGGTCGGTACGCCTGCAGCCGTTCGATACGTCGAAAACGGAGGCATCCTTCATCTCGTCCTCCGACGGCTACTCTCCCAAAAATAG
- a CDS encoding permease, giving the protein MKAALVDGILESLRIGVGFLWTAAWAIIMGLTITSLVQVYVSKERMAQVLGEGDLSGLTKATVFGAASSGCSFGAVAIGKGLFKKGAHTVNFLAFMFASTNLIVELGLMILILLGWEFLVAELLGGLILIAVMALLVHLTLPENLFDEVREELNQRDHEHGVTEDPTCGMEGKDEYSLTTDGGETVKFCSKGCMETYQQEIASSGGWRDELLSWGGWYKVGNQYRKEWSMIWKDVIAGFLISGFVIVFVPQWVWNTLFLQGDSLLVSAENAIMGVTIAVLSFVGSMGNVPFAVALWGGGISFAGVIAFVYADLITIPVLNVYRKYYGWKVMLYILGIFFVTMAFTGFLMEELFNILGIVPNLAGGETATEQTYFEINYTFYLNIIAFGLSGFLLYVYRRGLGAPGQYRDPVCGMRTDEKGPTVTHDGETYYFCSQACRQKFEKKPNEFAHQKPEFQDHSHDH; this is encoded by the coding sequence ATGAAGGCCGCCCTCGTCGACGGAATCCTCGAATCGTTGCGGATCGGTGTCGGCTTTCTCTGGACAGCGGCCTGGGCGATTATTATGGGCCTCACGATTACGAGCCTCGTCCAGGTCTACGTCTCCAAAGAGCGGATGGCCCAAGTCCTTGGGGAAGGGGATCTGAGCGGACTCACGAAGGCAACGGTCTTCGGTGCTGCGAGTAGCGGCTGTAGCTTCGGTGCAGTAGCGATTGGTAAGGGACTGTTCAAGAAGGGAGCACACACAGTGAATTTCCTCGCCTTCATGTTTGCCTCGACAAACCTCATCGTAGAATTGGGGCTGATGATCCTGATTCTGCTGGGGTGGGAGTTTCTGGTCGCCGAACTCCTCGGCGGCCTCATCCTTATCGCCGTCATGGCGCTCCTGGTCCATTTGACTCTCCCGGAGAACCTCTTCGACGAAGTTCGGGAGGAACTGAATCAACGTGATCACGAACACGGCGTCACCGAGGATCCGACCTGCGGGATGGAGGGCAAAGACGAGTACTCGCTGACGACCGACGGGGGTGAAACGGTGAAGTTCTGCTCGAAGGGGTGTATGGAGACATATCAACAGGAAATCGCCAGTTCCGGTGGGTGGCGTGACGAACTCCTCTCGTGGGGCGGGTGGTACAAGGTCGGGAACCAGTACCGCAAGGAGTGGTCGATGATCTGGAAGGACGTCATCGCGGGCTTTCTGATCTCAGGGTTCGTCATCGTCTTCGTCCCGCAGTGGGTGTGGAACACGCTCTTCCTTCAGGGCGACAGTTTGCTGGTGAGCGCAGAGAACGCCATCATGGGCGTGACGATCGCTGTCCTCAGCTTTGTCGGCAGTATGGGCAATGTCCCCTTTGCCGTCGCGCTCTGGGGCGGTGGGATCAGCTTTGCGGGCGTCATCGCGTTCGTCTACGCCGACCTCATCACGATTCCTGTCCTCAACGTTTACCGGAAATACTACGGCTGGAAGGTGATGCTGTACATTCTCGGCATCTTCTTCGTGACGATGGCCTTCACAGGCTTCCTCATGGAAGAACTGTTCAACATCCTCGGAATTGTTCCAAACCTCGCCGGCGGTGAGACTGCGACCGAACAAACGTACTTTGAGATCAATTACACCTTCTATCTCAACATTATCGCGTTCGGGCTCTCCGGATTCCTCCTCTACGTCTACCGGCGTGGCCTCGGTGCCCCCGGCCAGTACCGCGATCCGGTCTGTGGAATGCGGACCGACGAGAAGGGACCGACCGTGACCCACGACGGGGAAACATACTACTTCTGCTCTCAAGCCTGTAGGCAAAAATTTGAAAAGAAGCCGAATGAATTCGCTCATCAGAAACCAGAATTTCAAGATCACAGTCACGACCACTAA
- a CDS encoding winged helix-turn-helix transcriptional regulator, translating into MTQNAIDDTDREILRLLEENARRSYNEIAEAVNLSAPSVSARIRRLEQDGVIRQFTVDTDRTQYENRVRIMVRFQSVLDSADSLRESVIQAPYVEHVFTTAEGEIIAVATPPRPTIGSWVQQNIPLSDVRRYDVQLLSSITHSTYSNGTESTLTSANCGSTVREDGLASRVGGSLQQFCCEECESAFRKQHEDSPG; encoded by the coding sequence ATGACACAAAATGCGATTGACGACACGGATCGTGAGATCCTCCGACTCCTCGAGGAGAACGCACGTCGTTCGTACAATGAAATCGCTGAAGCAGTAAATCTCTCAGCCCCGTCTGTTTCGGCGCGTATCCGTCGATTGGAACAAGACGGCGTTATTCGTCAATTCACAGTCGACACCGATCGAACGCAGTACGAAAACCGGGTGCGTATCATGGTGCGTTTCCAATCTGTACTCGATAGTGCGGACTCACTTCGAGAGTCAGTTATCCAGGCCCCATACGTGGAACACGTATTCACAACTGCTGAAGGTGAGATTATCGCCGTGGCGACTCCACCACGCCCCACAATCGGAAGCTGGGTGCAACAAAATATTCCACTGAGTGATGTCCGGCGATACGATGTGCAATTGCTGTCGAGCATCACCCACTCCACGTATTCAAACGGAACGGAGTCTACACTTACATCCGCAAACTGTGGGAGCACGGTTCGCGAAGACGGATTAGCCTCGCGTGTTGGTGGTTCCCTCCAACAGTTTTGTTGCGAAGAATGTGAATCTGCATTTCGGAAACAGCATGAGGATTCCCCAGGATAA
- a CDS encoding MarR family transcriptional regulator: MNKRRADFLASLLVTAVLLIGSALGWQAYQQKQSIEQMGSMMGMDSSVGAMHGTNPIWYIGGTLLVSAVIIGGYLLIRNDLTNTAVPDDTQAKTESQTVSETDNSPEEAAQSSGVINPESQPQARVLDLLPDDERRILEPVLSSPGITQIELRDRSNFSKSKVSQTVSALEKRGLLYRERQGRTYRIYPSDDLQENQA; the protein is encoded by the coding sequence ATGAATAAACGGCGAGCGGACTTCCTCGCCAGTCTCCTTGTCACTGCTGTCCTCCTCATCGGCAGTGCGCTCGGTTGGCAAGCCTACCAGCAAAAACAATCCATCGAGCAAATGGGGTCGATGATGGGAATGGATTCATCGGTAGGGGCGATGCATGGGACGAACCCCATCTGGTACATCGGTGGGACTCTTCTCGTCTCAGCGGTCATTATTGGGGGATATCTTTTGATTCGGAACGACCTCACTAACACAGCTGTACCCGACGACACGCAGGCCAAGACGGAGAGTCAAACTGTTTCCGAGACGGATAACTCGCCCGAGGAAGCGGCCCAATCGAGCGGCGTTATCAATCCAGAATCTCAACCGCAGGCACGTGTGTTGGACCTGCTGCCCGATGACGAACGTCGTATCCTCGAGCCAGTCCTCTCCTCACCCGGCATCACCCAGATCGAATTGCGGGACCGATCGAACTTCTCGAAGAGCAAGGTGAGTCAGACAGTAAGTGCCCTCGAGAAACGTGGGCTGTTGTATCGTGAACGCCAGGGGCGAACGTATCGTATCTATCCAAGTGATGATTTACAGGAGAATCAGGCATAG
- a CDS encoding plastocyanin/azurin family copper-binding protein → MTDSLTRRRMLQLTGGAAVIGLAGCTGTQDNDSEAAAGSTTESGQDEASTESSHSDDEDSHDDDGGHDEAVGAPSDTAEVNMITEDGGYHFEPHVVRVNVGGTVTWHNESGSHSTTAYHSDNDQPQLVPEGAASWDSGIVSEQGATFEHTFETEGVYHYYCTPHESLGMIGSVIVGEPDPHEAVALEDPPADKPDRVREKLEELNGMISTALGDDH, encoded by the coding sequence ATGACCGATTCACTCACGCGTCGACGGATGCTCCAGCTGACTGGCGGTGCAGCAGTCATTGGCCTCGCCGGTTGCACGGGGACTCAGGACAACGACAGCGAGGCAGCGGCCGGATCAACGACTGAGAGTGGCCAGGACGAGGCCAGCACGGAGTCTAGCCACAGCGACGACGAGGACAGTCACGACGACGATGGGGGGCACGACGAAGCGGTCGGAGCGCCGTCCGATACGGCCGAAGTAAACATGATTACCGAGGACGGGGGCTACCACTTCGAGCCACACGTCGTGCGGGTGAACGTCGGTGGCACCGTGACCTGGCACAACGAGAGCGGGAGTCACTCAACGACCGCGTACCACTCCGACAACGACCAGCCCCAGCTCGTTCCCGAGGGAGCGGCGTCCTGGGACAGTGGCATCGTCTCTGAACAGGGCGCAACGTTCGAACACACGTTCGAGACCGAGGGGGTCTACCACTACTACTGCACGCCCCACGAGAGCCTCGGGATGATCGGGAGCGTCATCGTCGGTGAACCGGATCCCCACGAGGCGGTCGCCCTCGAGGATCCGCCGGCCGACAAGCCCGATCGGGTCCGCGAGAAGCTTGAAGAACTGAACGGAATGATTTCGACCGCCCTCGGCGACGACCACTAA
- a CDS encoding YHS domain-containing protein, which translates to MATDPVCGMDVDETDAAATAEYDGQTYYFCAEGCKDTFTSAPEEYV; encoded by the coding sequence ATGGCAACTGATCCCGTCTGTGGAATGGACGTCGACGAAACCGATGCAGCGGCTACTGCCGAGTACGATGGTCAGACGTACTACTTCTGTGCCGAAGGATGCAAGGACACGTTCACCTCGGCACCGGAGGAATACGTCTAA
- a CDS encoding DoxX family protein, translating into MSSQEVQLQSSIGGFTASGKLHTLSVWFILALRLMMGIAFFQSGVDKVLSGSFNAAGYLQNAPPANGSPLADLFVSMGQTGWFVDFVNIAVPWGEVLIGLGLIVGFLTRLAAFWGAFLMLLFYFGNWDTAHGYINGDFAYMLVFLSVAAFGAGRILGLDAYIEQYKVDGVPLVERYPWARYILG; encoded by the coding sequence ATGTCATCACAAGAAGTCCAACTACAAAGCTCAATTGGCGGATTTACGGCGAGCGGGAAGCTTCACACCCTGAGCGTCTGGTTCATCCTTGCACTACGACTGATGATGGGGATCGCGTTCTTCCAGAGCGGTGTAGATAAGGTCCTTTCCGGCAGTTTCAACGCGGCCGGCTACCTCCAGAATGCGCCGCCCGCGAACGGCAGTCCGCTCGCCGATCTCTTCGTCTCGATGGGCCAGACGGGGTGGTTCGTCGACTTCGTCAACATCGCCGTCCCGTGGGGCGAGGTTCTCATCGGCCTCGGCCTGATCGTGGGTTTCCTCACCCGACTGGCCGCGTTCTGGGGCGCGTTCCTGATGCTACTGTTCTACTTCGGGAACTGGGACACCGCACACGGCTACATCAACGGGGACTTCGCGTACATGCTCGTTTTCCTCTCTGTCGCCGCTTTCGGCGCAGGACGTATCCTCGGTCTTGATGCGTATATTGAACAGTACAAGGTTGATGGTGTACCACTCGTGGAACGGTATCCCTGGGCCCGATACATTCTAGGATGA
- a CDS encoding SHOCT domain-containing protein, translating into MTQLTTHIGRTARRLTILAVPLLVAATGTAAAHGSGSYGGGMMGGGWGGMGGLGGFGMLGGGMFLWPLLLIGLVLLLMYGTNREEQTSKTDTALAELRERYARGELSDEEFENRRSSLTQ; encoded by the coding sequence ATGACGCAACTCACCACGCACATCGGACGCACTGCTCGTCGACTCACGATACTCGCTGTTCCGCTGTTGGTCGCGGCGACTGGAACGGCTGCTGCCCACGGTAGTGGAAGCTACGGCGGCGGTATGATGGGCGGCGGCTGGGGCGGAATGGGCGGACTCGGCGGCTTCGGGATGCTCGGAGGCGGAATGTTCCTCTGGCCGTTGCTCCTGATCGGACTCGTCCTGCTCCTCATGTACGGGACTAACCGCGAAGAACAGACCTCGAAGACGGATACTGCACTCGCTGAACTCCGCGAGCGCTACGCGCGGGGTGAACTCTCGGACGAGGAGTTCGAGAACCGACGATCCTCGCTCACCCAGTGA
- a CDS encoding helix-turn-helix domain-containing protein produces the protein MSEERDISGVLAILDDDYARAILEATRRTQMSAKELSNECDMSVSTVSRRVNTLLEYDLLVERTHMDPDGHHYSEYEAQLDRVEVQLLESGFDVRIELREDAPDRFSRLWDTMRND, from the coding sequence GTGAGTGAAGAGCGAGACATCTCGGGGGTCCTCGCCATCCTCGACGACGACTATGCACGAGCGATCCTCGAGGCGACTCGCCGAACACAGATGTCCGCCAAGGAACTCAGTAATGAGTGCGATATGTCCGTCTCGACGGTTTCCAGGCGAGTCAATACGTTGCTCGAGTACGACTTGCTCGTCGAACGAACGCACATGGATCCCGACGGTCATCATTACAGCGAATACGAAGCCCAGCTCGACCGGGTCGAGGTTCAACTTCTGGAGTCTGGGTTCGATGTCCGCATCGAACTTCGGGAAGACGCCCCCGACAGATTCTCTCGGTTGTGGGATACAATGAGGAACGACTAA